A portion of the Citrobacter rodentium NBRC 105723 = DSM 16636 genome contains these proteins:
- a CDS encoding transcriptional regulator: MQREDVLGEALKLLEIHGIANTTLKMVAERVDYPPEEMQRFWPDDEALLYDALRYLSQQVDTWRRQLMLDETQTAEQKLLARYAALTECVSNNRYPGCLFIAACTFYPDPAHPIHQLADQQKRAAHDFTHELLTTLEVDDPAMVARQMELVLEGCLSRMLVNRSQADVDTARRLAEDILRFAQCRLGGALT, from the coding sequence GTGCAACGTGAAGATGTCCTGGGAGAAGCCCTAAAATTATTAGAGATCCACGGGATCGCCAATACCACGCTGAAGATGGTGGCCGAACGCGTTGATTACCCGCCAGAAGAGATGCAGCGTTTCTGGCCCGATGATGAGGCCCTTTTGTATGATGCTCTGCGCTACCTGAGCCAGCAAGTGGATACCTGGCGGCGCCAGCTGATGCTGGATGAGACGCAGACTGCGGAACAGAAGCTGCTGGCGCGTTACGCCGCGCTGACCGAATGCGTAAGCAATAACCGCTATCCCGGCTGTCTGTTTATCGCCGCCTGTACCTTTTATCCCGATCCGGCGCATCCCATCCATCAGTTGGCGGACCAGCAAAAGCGCGCCGCGCACGACTTCACCCATGAGCTGCTAACCACGCTCGAAGTTGACGACCCGGCGATGGTCGCCCGGCAGATGGAACTGGTGCTGGAAGGCTGCCTGAGCCGAATGCTGGTCAACCGCAGTCAGGCCGATGTGGACACCGCCCGCCGTCTGGCGGAGGACATTCTGCGCTTTGCCCAGTGCCGCCTGGGCGGCGCGCTGACCTGA
- a CDS encoding DUF1176 domain-containing protein, protein MRLLPCALLTGLLSMPLFAAPLNGFSFAHKDWEVACDNTGTCRAAGYSDNAVSVLLKRPAGPDTSVTVEVAFAQRMENQPPLTDAALFIDGQKEGALTPSAEGYFTLSYALRSAFLTALRQDNTIEFAADGNRIPLSSAGSNAVLLKMDEFQKRLSTQSALLHPGDKNSNDVLQAEPAPLIITQPVIRTPEVEPLTATQRLKMAHQLRLTPEMGCREPAEGQERLYYRIPVDKQHTLIQTECFDASRFALWLTNAELTSPPVLITSDASEYENGEIARFSGPVQFWVWNGKHFILRDEYHSGGQGTLSVGGVWTLPTFVSNVRAQSDVDADNAALKALYDAITEQQKIDPELDLSKIAKRFPLTGQFTDFTLSYTEDSSQPTTKPSPEISDDEWRAFLHSNIRAYAENGQVNFTLVDLDGDGKRDLIIDSYIGGTGLFSYTGVLKRGDGAFLTVNENANDDDVGVPGALFSENGRGANQWSQWVRINGQVYALWFNGVFGEDNIYLLRPFSTDNKVPVVTLRYHYTLDVIDSAEEGRPLTPALSDKDKAGLFRALDVMQDHLLKDLPPDQPDTAICPVPEGISAEDAEWYYSGLAGHYTIETVALVPVWLNEKCYIGTVFSHHGFYDHGVDAEVVLSSPAEKGDIVGGYAISGLRQATSIKSDWQFREGDNGAL, encoded by the coding sequence ATGCGTCTCCTGCCCTGCGCCCTTCTGACGGGCCTTCTCTCTATGCCGCTCTTCGCCGCACCGCTAAACGGCTTTTCATTTGCTCACAAAGACTGGGAGGTCGCCTGTGATAACACAGGCACCTGTCGGGCTGCGGGTTACAGTGATAATGCGGTTAGCGTTCTGCTCAAGCGGCCGGCAGGCCCCGACACCAGCGTAACAGTTGAGGTGGCTTTTGCCCAACGTATGGAAAACCAGCCTCCCTTGACAGACGCGGCGCTTTTTATTGACGGTCAAAAGGAAGGGGCATTAACCCCCTCCGCAGAGGGCTACTTCACCCTCAGCTACGCACTTCGCAGCGCGTTTCTCACCGCCTTACGCCAGGATAATACCATTGAGTTTGCAGCCGACGGGAACCGCATACCGCTCTCCTCTGCCGGTTCCAACGCGGTGTTGCTGAAAATGGATGAGTTTCAAAAACGTCTCTCTACCCAAAGCGCTCTGCTGCATCCGGGAGATAAAAACAGCAATGATGTGCTGCAGGCCGAGCCTGCTCCGCTCATCATCACCCAACCGGTCATTCGCACTCCGGAGGTGGAACCTTTAACGGCGACACAGCGACTAAAAATGGCGCATCAGCTCAGACTTACTCCGGAGATGGGGTGCCGTGAACCTGCAGAGGGTCAGGAAAGACTTTATTACCGCATTCCGGTGGATAAACAGCATACGCTGATCCAGACCGAATGCTTTGACGCTTCCCGTTTTGCTCTCTGGCTGACCAATGCCGAACTGACCTCTCCGCCCGTACTGATTACCAGCGATGCCAGCGAATATGAAAATGGCGAGATAGCGCGCTTCAGCGGCCCCGTTCAGTTCTGGGTCTGGAATGGAAAGCACTTCATTCTGCGTGATGAATACCATAGCGGCGGACAAGGAACGCTCTCTGTCGGCGGCGTCTGGACGCTCCCGACGTTTGTCAGTAACGTACGCGCGCAGTCTGATGTGGATGCGGACAACGCCGCCCTGAAAGCGCTTTACGACGCCATAACAGAGCAACAAAAAATCGATCCCGAACTCGACCTGAGCAAAATCGCCAAACGGTTCCCGCTGACGGGCCAGTTCACCGACTTCACCCTTTCATACACGGAAGATTCATCGCAGCCGACGACAAAACCATCACCGGAAATCAGTGACGATGAATGGAGGGCATTTTTGCATTCCAACATTCGCGCTTATGCAGAAAATGGTCAGGTGAATTTTACGCTGGTTGATCTGGACGGCGATGGCAAGCGCGATCTTATTATCGACAGTTATATTGGCGGGACGGGCCTCTTCAGCTATACCGGCGTGCTTAAACGGGGTGATGGCGCATTCTTAACCGTGAATGAAAACGCTAACGACGATGACGTTGGGGTACCCGGCGCGCTATTTTCGGAAAATGGCCGCGGTGCTAACCAGTGGAGCCAGTGGGTACGGATCAACGGTCAGGTTTACGCACTCTGGTTCAACGGCGTCTTTGGCGAAGATAACATTTATCTGCTGCGTCCGTTCAGCACAGACAATAAGGTGCCGGTAGTGACCCTCCGCTATCACTATACGCTTGACGTCATCGACTCAGCAGAAGAAGGCCGCCCCTTGACCCCCGCGCTGAGCGACAAGGACAAGGCGGGGCTATTCAGGGCGCTGGATGTAATGCAGGACCATCTGCTTAAAGACCTCCCCCCAGACCAGCCTGACACCGCTATCTGCCCGGTTCCTGAAGGCATCTCAGCAGAAGACGCGGAATGGTACTATAGCGGCTTGGCAGGCCATTACACCATAGAAACCGTCGCCCTGGTTCCCGTCTGGCTAAACGAGAAATGTTATATTGGCACCGTCTTCAGCCATCACGGATTTTATGACCATGGTGTGGATGCCGAGGTGGTCCTCAGCTCGCCCGCTGAAAAAGGTGATATTGTGGGCGGCTATGCGATCTCCGGCCTGCGGCAGGCAACGTCGATAAAAAGTGACTGGCAGTTTCGGGAAGGCGATAACGGCGCACTGTGA
- a CDS encoding helix-turn-helix domain-containing protein, translating into MMQQDWHSADIIAGLRKRGTSLAALSRQAGLASSTLANALNRRWPKGERLIAEALGVAPEQIWPSRYRKPEN; encoded by the coding sequence ATGATGCAGCAAGACTGGCACTCCGCCGACATTATCGCCGGGCTGAGAAAGCGGGGCACCTCACTGGCGGCGTTGTCCCGTCAGGCCGGGCTGGCGTCCTCCACGCTGGCAAATGCCCTTAACCGCCGCTGGCCTAAAGGTGAAAGGTTGATCGCTGAAGCTCTGGGCGTTGCGCCAGAGCAAATTTGGCCTTCCCGCTACCGTAAACCTGAAAATTGA
- a CDS encoding IS66-like element ISCro1 family transposase, which yields MDTSLAHENARLRALLQTQQDTIRQMAEYNRLLSQRVAAYASEINRLKALVAKLQRMQFGKSSEKLRAKTERQIQDAQERISALQEEMAETLGEQYDPALPSALRQSSARKPLPASLPRETRVIRPEEECCPACGGELSSLGCDVSEQLELISSAFKVIETQRPKLACCRCDHIVQAPVPSKPIARSYAGAGLLAHVVTGKYADHLPLYRQSEIYRRQGVELSRATLGRWTGAVAELLEPLYDVLRQYVLMPGKVHADDIPVPVQEPGSGKTRTARLWVYVRDDRNAGSQMPPAVWFAYSPDRKGIHPQNHLSGYSGVLQADAYGGYRALYESGRITEAACMAHARRKIHDVHARAPTDITTEALQRIGELYAIEAEVRGCSAEQRLAARKARAASLMQSLYDWIQTQMKTLSRHSDTAKAFAYLLKQWDSLNVYCSNGWVEIDNNIAENALRGVAVGRKNWLFAGSDSGGEHAAVLYSLIGTCRLNNVEPEKWLRYVIEHIQDWPANRVRDLLPWKVDLSSQ from the coding sequence ATGGACACCTCACTTGCTCATGAGAACGCCCGCCTGCGGGCACTGTTGCAGACGCAACAGGACACCATCCGCCAGATGGCCGAATACAACCGCCTGCTCTCACAGCGGGTGGCGGCTTATGCTTCCGAAATCAACCGGCTGAAGGCGCTGGTTGCGAAACTGCAACGTATGCAGTTCGGTAAAAGCTCAGAAAAACTTCGCGCAAAAACCGAACGGCAGATACAGGATGCACAGGAGAGAATCAGCGCACTTCAGGAAGAAATGGCTGAAACGCTGGGTGAGCAATATGACCCGGCACTGCCATCCGCCCTGCGCCAGTCTTCAGCCCGTAAACCGTTACCGGCCTCACTTCCCCGTGAAACCCGGGTTATCCGGCCGGAAGAGGAATGCTGTCCTGCCTGTGGTGGTGAACTCAGTTCTCTGGGATGTGATGTGTCAGAGCAACTGGAGCTTATCAGCAGCGCCTTTAAGGTTATCGAAACACAACGTCCGAAACTGGCCTGTTGCCGGTGCGACCATATCGTGCAGGCACCAGTACCTTCAAAACCCATTGCACGCAGTTATGCCGGAGCGGGGCTTCTGGCCCATGTTGTCACCGGGAAATATGCAGACCATCTGCCGTTATACCGCCAGTCAGAAATATACCGTCGTCAGGGAGTGGAGCTGAGCCGTGCCACACTGGGGCGCTGGACAGGTGCTGTTGCTGAACTGCTGGAGCCGCTGTATGACGTCCTGCGCCAGTATGTGCTGATGCCCGGTAAAGTCCATGCTGATGATATCCCCGTCCCGGTCCAGGAGCCGGGCAGCGGTAAAACCCGGACAGCCCGGCTGTGGGTCTACGTCCGTGATGACCGTAACGCCGGTTCACAGATGCCCCCGGCGGTCTGGTTCGCGTACAGCCCGGACCGGAAAGGCATACATCCACAGAATCACCTGTCCGGTTACAGCGGAGTGCTTCAGGCCGATGCTTACGGTGGCTACCGGGCGTTATACGAATCCGGCAGAATAACGGAAGCCGCGTGTATGGCCCATGCCCGGAGAAAAATCCACGATGTGCATGCAAGAGCGCCAACCGATATCACCACGGAAGCCCTGCAGCGTATCGGTGAACTGTATGCCATCGAAGCAGAAGTCCGGGGATGTTCAGCAGAACAGCGTCTGGCGGCAAGAAAAGCCAGAGCTGCGTCACTGATGCAGTCACTGTATGACTGGATACAGACTCAGATGAAAACACTGTCGCGTCACTCGGATACGGCAAAAGCGTTCGCATACCTGCTGAAACAGTGGGATAGCCTGAACGTGTACTGCAGTAATGGCTGGGTGGAAATCGACAACAACATCGCAGAGAACGCCTTAAGGGGAGTGGCCGTAGGCCGGAAAAACTGGCTGTTCGCGGGTTCTGACAGCGGTGGCGAACATGCGGCGGTGTTGTACTCGCTGATCGGCACATGCCGTCTGAACAATGTGGAGCCAGAAAAATGGCTGCGTTACGTCATTGAGCATATCCAGGACTGGCCGGCAAATCGGGTACGCGATCTGTTGCCCTGGAAAGTTGATCTGAGCTCTCAGTAA
- the tnpB gene encoding IS66 family insertion sequence element accessory protein TnpB (TnpB, as the term is used for proteins encoded by IS66 family insertion elements, is considered an accessory protein, since TnpC, encoded by a neighboring gene, is a DDE family transposase.): MISLPAGSRIWLVAGITDMRNGFNGLASKVQNVLKDDPFSGHLFIFRGRRGDQIKVLWADSDGLCLFTKRLERGRFIWPVTRDGKVHLTPAQLSMLLEGINWKHPKRTERAGIRI, encoded by the coding sequence ATGATATCTCTCCCTGCAGGTTCGCGTATCTGGCTGGTTGCAGGTATCACCGATATGCGAAATGGCTTTAACGGCCTGGCATCAAAAGTTCAGAACGTCCTGAAGGATGACCCGTTCTCCGGACACCTGTTCATCTTCCGCGGACGCCGGGGTGACCAGATAAAAGTGTTGTGGGCTGACAGTGACGGACTGTGCCTCTTCACCAAACGCCTGGAGCGGGGCCGCTTCATCTGGCCAGTCACCCGTGACGGCAAGGTGCACCTTACTCCGGCTCAGTTATCCATGCTTCTTGAAGGTATCAACTGGAAGCACCCGAAACGAACGGAACGCGCTGGAATCCGCATATAA
- the tnpA gene encoding IS66-like element accessory protein TnpA, with amino-acid sequence MSIIFSGHYRMEYRTWITEALRLHFEEHLPRVVAGRRLGVPKSTVCSMFVRFRRAGLSWPLPAGMSEQELDACLYGQFSTVPVVRPESTVISETPVVKKRPRRPNFPYEFKIALVEQSLQPGACVAQIARENGINDNLLFNWRHQYRKGGLLPSGKNMPALLPVTLTPEPDNKIPAPAQEPEQINTPSDSLCCELVLPAGTLRLKGKLTPALLQTLIREIKGSSH; translated from the coding sequence ATGTCCATCATTTTTAGTGGACACTATCGTATGGAATACCGGACCTGGATTACTGAAGCTTTACGCCTTCACTTCGAAGAACATTTACCTCGGGTTGTGGCCGGACGTCGCCTGGGTGTACCAAAATCAACAGTTTGTAGTATGTTCGTGCGCTTTCGGAGAGCTGGCCTTTCGTGGCCTTTGCCCGCAGGCATGTCGGAGCAGGAACTTGATGCCTGCCTTTACGGACAATTTTCCACGGTACCAGTCGTACGTCCTGAAAGCACCGTTATATCCGAAACCCCCGTGGTAAAAAAACGTCCCCGGCGGCCCAACTTCCCTTATGAGTTTAAAATCGCCTTAGTGGAGCAGTCACTGCAGCCCGGAGCCTGTGTGGCGCAGATCGCCCGGGAAAACGGAATCAACGATAACCTGCTCTTCAACTGGCGCCATCAATACCGGAAAGGTGGCCTGCTGCCTTCCGGAAAAAATATGCCGGCACTGCTTCCCGTGACGTTAACGCCGGAGCCGGATAATAAAATCCCGGCCCCCGCACAGGAACCAGAGCAGATAAATACACCGTCCGACAGTCTGTGTTGTGAGCTGGTTCTGCCGGCCGGAACTCTCAGGCTTAAAGGTAAACTGACGCCGGCGTTATTACAGACACTTATCCGCGAAATAAAAGGGAGCAGCCACTGA
- a CDS encoding DUF4765 family protein, whose translation MPPIVYNTLHAPTSLSKTEDIKSWDTEKYLKTLSKFNNDNIFNDQISKITEKQYDFDKTATNENYYNLNLYDIYFQPCSNIIEENITRILQFQYSNSPTFRRLVNYHTDNLPNYDINKCQIYITNTFAYNKKEDSVSELFIALDEKGNFIVPKTESLEEISPEKILLNFFLKHISNPDILGYDDIDTYTNIIFKELSPQAIAHTSKSFQHASVRDKYKLYDCENSTKQIDNIEQVISKGSTLQKEFFDSYIKNKELDPIPSQKKGIQFKKIALNGLLLTSGLFQTLNNNQHSGNSNSLDKINVRHSRSLPEEHSAPAETKSSSIVKGINEFILKKAASLYNLLTNLELELQLENYIRGYHELLAFSQTGIWTRNGRDAARNYIVEIMKQHFYKFEIEYNSGRVVFFQDFIEKHREYEYNIYETFARDIIVHPLPFDLDYAPPEKGGIIRSEPANHYMQTVRQKFSHSAPLHFDNLYGKESIFLSVALHDLKSNKKLSKRDFEHLFKIAQLVIHHLSKDGGDKILCSSYGVKYHRLILNEIVTRCKHHQRHINESIIEKISLAIITNNDLSNQIKSKILKLNSQKNYCNPWLMILATEKQLSWAEAHYKAQKHIESHIQDCELLGLMDTNKMVRDAITGFIHQINEITESSWMSSEEQHAKKILALEMFKTKISTLNGGQGFVYGFNKVIQEGLGGLIELSFDIDDEWHHRALSSLSPASRNGLHLLGTIWNIVMSAVPGFNALAGTSSILNHAVVEKSTDVCSYIQDAIRIGMEAVPVAESKFTKKSSNSKYIGLRFVEEKINKNLINEPLQRGSSYRVIESIENTDFIYQKITKKILELMTTENNELYSATGFNNENYGYYKRSGDGFYRKQHSFQPLSKETPNKITYNNRELELIKESNSEIYCGTFTDNGKNSIVKFYKSSDGSFYQAEGLKGGGLIRHTDKPYSELKEGDIGYDEELLDITDDSPELEETLPAISEDLYPSEEENVQNIYSKFKSGDIEAGMTEVTLCRGTIASQAENIVSYSTAGGAEIANPNVNPVSEDIAKLQIKSGRIEPEYTTDISVADRFSRGHHLVIVKVRVKYLTRGSISESGWIIPQNAPIEPVGLIDRTYGQPENIQQANAS comes from the coding sequence ATGCCGCCTATAGTGTATAATACTTTGCATGCACCAACATCCTTATCAAAAACTGAAGATATTAAATCCTGGGATACAGAAAAATACCTAAAAACATTATCAAAATTCAATAATGACAATATTTTTAACGATCAGATTTCTAAAATAACAGAGAAACAATACGATTTTGACAAAACAGCCACAAATGAAAATTACTACAATTTAAATCTGTATGACATTTATTTTCAACCATGCAGTAACATTATAGAAGAAAACATAACAAGAATATTACAGTTTCAATACTCAAATAGCCCAACATTCAGACGCCTGGTAAACTACCATACTGACAATTTACCAAACTACGATATAAATAAATGCCAAATATACATTACCAATACTTTTGCATACAATAAAAAAGAAGATAGTGTAAGTGAACTATTCATTGCACTTGATGAAAAGGGAAATTTTATTGTCCCTAAAACAGAATCATTAGAAGAAATATCACCAGAAAAAATATTGTTGAATTTCTTTTTGAAACATATCAGCAACCCAGACATCCTTGGTTATGATGATATTGACACATATACCAATATAATTTTTAAGGAATTATCCCCCCAGGCAATAGCTCACACTTCAAAATCATTTCAACATGCTTCTGTGAGAGATAAATACAAACTATACGATTGCGAAAATTCGACTAAACAAATAGATAATATTGAACAAGTCATATCAAAGGGAAGCACCCTTCAGAAAGAGTTTTTTGATAGTTATATAAAAAATAAAGAACTTGATCCCATTCCCTCGCAAAAAAAAGGAATTCAGTTTAAAAAAATCGCACTTAATGGATTATTGCTTACCTCAGGCTTATTTCAAACATTAAATAATAACCAACATAGCGGTAATTCGAATTCATTAGATAAAATAAATGTCAGGCATTCAAGGTCTCTTCCTGAAGAACATTCTGCACCTGCTGAAACCAAAAGCAGTTCCATTGTAAAAGGAATCAATGAGTTTATATTAAAAAAAGCAGCCTCTCTTTACAACTTGCTGACTAACTTAGAGCTAGAACTGCAACTAGAAAATTACATAAGAGGGTATCATGAATTACTTGCATTTTCTCAAACAGGGATTTGGACTCGTAATGGCAGAGATGCTGCAAGAAATTACATAGTTGAAATAATGAAACAACACTTTTACAAATTTGAAATAGAATATAATAGCGGAAGAGTTGTTTTTTTCCAGGATTTCATAGAAAAACACCGAGAGTATGAGTACAATATATATGAAACGTTTGCGCGAGATATAATCGTGCACCCGCTACCATTTGATTTAGACTATGCTCCTCCTGAAAAAGGTGGGATCATAAGGTCAGAACCAGCAAATCATTATATGCAAACTGTGAGACAGAAGTTTTCACATAGTGCACCACTACATTTTGATAATCTATACGGTAAAGAATCTATATTCTTATCAGTGGCATTACATGATCTAAAATCAAATAAAAAACTAAGCAAAAGAGATTTTGAACATCTATTTAAAATCGCTCAATTAGTAATCCATCACTTATCAAAAGATGGCGGTGATAAAATCCTGTGCTCCTCTTATGGAGTTAAGTATCATCGTCTTATATTAAATGAGATTGTAACACGGTGCAAACATCACCAGAGACATATTAATGAAAGTATAATAGAAAAAATATCACTAGCAATAATTACTAATAATGACCTTTCGAATCAAATAAAATCAAAAATATTAAAATTAAACTCACAAAAAAACTACTGCAACCCATGGTTAATGATATTAGCAACAGAAAAACAGCTCTCATGGGCGGAGGCTCACTATAAAGCACAAAAGCATATTGAAAGTCATATTCAGGATTGTGAATTATTAGGTTTAATGGATACAAACAAAATGGTCAGAGATGCCATTACTGGATTTATCCATCAGATTAATGAAATAACAGAATCCAGTTGGATGTCATCAGAAGAACAACATGCAAAAAAAATTCTGGCTCTCGAGATGTTCAAAACAAAGATATCAACCCTGAATGGAGGTCAGGGATTTGTCTATGGTTTTAACAAAGTTATTCAGGAAGGGCTTGGAGGACTAATCGAGTTAAGTTTTGACATTGACGATGAGTGGCATCATCGAGCATTATCGTCACTTAGTCCTGCATCAAGAAATGGACTTCATTTATTAGGTACTATCTGGAATATAGTAATGAGTGCGGTCCCTGGATTTAACGCCTTAGCAGGAACTAGCAGTATACTAAACCACGCTGTTGTTGAAAAATCTACGGATGTATGTAGCTACATACAAGATGCAATACGTATTGGTATGGAAGCAGTTCCGGTAGCCGAGTCGAAATTCACAAAAAAATCGTCAAATAGCAAATACATAGGTCTTCGTTTTGTTGAGGAAAAAATTAATAAAAATTTAATTAATGAACCTCTGCAACGCGGCTCATCTTATAGAGTAATAGAGTCAATAGAAAATACTGATTTTATTTATCAAAAAATCACTAAAAAAATTTTAGAATTAATGACCACAGAAAATAATGAGCTGTATAGTGCTACGGGGTTTAACAATGAAAACTATGGATACTACAAACGATCTGGTGATGGTTTTTATAGAAAACAGCACTCATTCCAGCCTTTATCGAAAGAGACACCAAACAAAATAACATACAATAATAGAGAATTAGAATTAATAAAAGAATCAAACTCAGAAATTTACTGTGGAACATTTACCGACAACGGAAAAAATTCAATTGTAAAGTTTTATAAAAGTTCCGATGGTAGCTTTTATCAAGCAGAAGGATTAAAAGGAGGAGGGCTTATCCGGCATACGGATAAGCCATACTCAGAGTTGAAAGAAGGTGATATAGGATATGATGAGGAACTTCTGGATATTACTGATGATTCACCTGAGTTAGAGGAAACTTTGCCTGCAATATCAGAAGATTTATACCCTAGCGAAGAAGAGAATGTACAAAACATTTACAGTAAATTTAAAAGTGGTGATATTGAGGCGGGAATGACAGAGGTGACATTATGCCGAGGAACTATTGCCTCTCAGGCTGAAAACATTGTTTCTTATAGTACCGCTGGAGGAGCCGAAATTGCAAACCCAAATGTAAATCCGGTTTCTGAAGATATTGCAAAATTGCAAATAAAAAGTGGAAGAATTGAACCTGAATATACAACAGATATTAGTGTTGCCGACCGATTTAGCCGTGGACATCACTTAGTTATTGTCAAAGTAAGGGTGAAATATCTTACAAGAGGCAGTATAAGCGAAAGTGGTTGGATTATTCCCCAAAACGCTCCCATCGAGCCAGTTGGTTTAATTGACAGGACATATGGTCAACCTGAAAACATACAACAAGCAAATGCATCATAG
- a CDS encoding bfpT-regulated chaperone produces the protein MPVNVQGLSFNSFGISCHQKKSFWGECDEVVKCSMGQRRISFSVQKVSDNILSLVTRQSTKDIDGWIKDEQKVYPSRVVNQEIDKFCLENRRNITNNDRKRVFAIISKHYGLELDSGAAQSSINHMIIGNGSFGKKMDNLCEGMTRNVKNHTSDYMANLLADKFYEKHIEPDVDITRLRGMIPRYMRYAISL, from the coding sequence ATGCCAGTGAATGTTCAAGGTTTATCTTTTAATTCTTTTGGTATCAGCTGCCATCAGAAAAAATCCTTCTGGGGTGAGTGTGATGAAGTTGTAAAATGCTCAATGGGACAAAGGCGCATCAGCTTTTCTGTTCAAAAAGTTAGCGATAACATACTGAGTTTGGTAACCCGGCAGAGTACTAAAGATATTGATGGATGGATAAAAGATGAACAGAAAGTGTATCCATCAAGGGTGGTGAATCAGGAAATCGATAAGTTCTGCCTTGAAAATAGGCGTAACATCACTAACAATGACAGAAAAAGAGTTTTCGCTATTATTTCAAAGCATTATGGCCTGGAACTTGATTCTGGAGCAGCTCAAAGCTCCATCAATCATATGATAATAGGAAATGGTTCTTTTGGTAAAAAAATGGATAACCTTTGCGAGGGGATGACCAGGAATGTAAAAAATCATACATCAGATTACATGGCCAACTTGCTTGCAGACAAGTTTTATGAGAAACATATCGAACCGGATGTTGATATTACAAGATTAAGGGGTATGATTCCTCGTTATATGAGGTATGCTATATCGCTGTAA
- a CDS encoding phage tail fiber C-terminal domain-containing protein, with protein sequence MHSLCGCGKRGAGENGQSITAQLRPGPANILVSDENGIIPEQDTVITQVVILDAEKSVVRPLQIRRADGAWENIGEMK encoded by the coding sequence ATGCACAGTCTGTGTGGTTGTGGAAAGCGTGGTGCCGGTGAAAACGGGCAGTCAATTACTGCGCAACTGCGTCCTGGACCGGCAAACATCCTGGTGTCTGACGAGAATGGCATTATTCCGGAGCAGGATACGGTTATCACGCAGGTGGTGATACTGGATGCGGAGAAAAGCGTGGTGAGACCGCTGCAAATCCGGCGGGCTGACGGCGCATGGGAAAATATTGGTGAGATGAAATAG
- a CDS encoding EamA family transporter, which translates to MILFLSLLAKAFAFLMQLYAAKITSPTRVGLLLSLEPAFAAIFAVTIMGETLGLLQAIGSRIIICTALLGRIAEGKRHE; encoded by the coding sequence TTGATTCTCTTTCTGAGTCTGCTGGCGAAGGCATTTGCATTCCTGATGCAATTATATGCTGCTAAAATAACCAGTCCGACACGCGTCGGGTTACTCTTGTCTCTCGAACCGGCTTTTGCAGCTATATTTGCCGTTACCATCATGGGGGAAACCCTTGGTTTGCTGCAAGCAATAGGGAGCAGGATCATTATATGTACGGCCCTGTTGGGGCGTATTGCTGAAGGGAAGCGCCATGAATAA
- a CDS encoding NUDIX hydrolase: MVFYTFTESSGDEDMRGTSSSHSGKTLPKAPARKRKVYVIVYALDADKKLCILVGRHAVHGFGTFPGGTQDPKDKRNDVATIKREFQEEIGFNLSSCPDDLFKPQSRPEEVVQIYKLGVTYERLMSICVQFSPQKSDHRDPGIDLIAIMEASVSLREVFSSTNSDYFHSVLSTLPGATPVVSKYTDKAQVADAWKQVRFSKAAPKSD, from the coding sequence ATGGTATTTTACACGTTTACAGAATCATCAGGAGATGAAGATATGCGGGGGACATCCAGTAGTCATTCTGGGAAAACATTGCCCAAAGCTCCGGCACGGAAAAGGAAAGTATATGTTATCGTATATGCCTTAGATGCGGATAAGAAACTCTGTATTCTTGTTGGAAGACATGCTGTACATGGATTTGGTACATTTCCTGGCGGCACTCAGGATCCGAAGGACAAAAGAAATGATGTTGCCACTATTAAACGAGAGTTTCAGGAAGAAATTGGATTTAATTTGAGCTCATGCCCTGACGATTTATTTAAACCACAGTCCAGGCCAGAAGAAGTTGTACAAATATACAAACTCGGTGTGACTTATGAACGATTAATGTCTATATGTGTCCAGTTTTCACCTCAAAAGTCTGATCATCGAGATCCGGGTATAGATTTAATTGCAATAATGGAGGCCAGTGTCAGTTTACGGGAGGTCTTCTCAAGCACGAATTCAGATTATTTTCATAGCGTTTTAAGTACATTGCCAGGCGCAACACCTGTCGTTTCAAAATATACTGATAAAGCACAAGTAGCAGATGCCTGGAAGCAGGTTAGATTTTCCAAAGCAGCACCTAAGTCAGACTGA